The nucleotide window AATGTTCTTCAATTATTGATCTATCATTCATTTGTAATAGTTTGTTATACACCTACATCAGTGTCATGGTTTAGCAAAGACTACAGAATACCTTTCATTAACAAAAGACAGAGAACTTTATTTATTGACAGATGCAATGCTAGAACAGTTGAATTTGAATTGAGTTGATCAAATTTAAAAACATGACCATCGGGACTTGCGTATGAATCTTTTACTGACTTAATTTGTGTAAAATGAGAAATATCAGACAGACGTTTACCTTGCCCACATCCCATGCATTTCAACATTAGTGTCACAAAAACAGAATGATAGCTCAGAACAGGCCAATCTTCAGGCAAGTTGTTTAAATGTCTCCAATACCTCCGAACTGCTTGGAACCACTTTCTTGGCCTCCAGTGGCACCAATTCTGTTGATGGGAATGATCTTCATGGTGGTTTCCTTCAGAGAATACCAGCGACTGTGCCATGTGGCCCAGATGATGCCGTTGTCATATCCGGACTCTGCGTCCTTCTCTGTGTATTTGCCACCTGTGAGGACAGAAACCATACGTCAAGAGATTCCTGCCTTtataatatgtgaccctggagcacAAAACCATTCCTATATGTcaatttctgcatggagtttacGTCTTCTCCGTGTTTGCGTTGGATGCTCAGTTTTCCCCAACAGTTTAAACACGTGATATAGGTGAGTtggataaactaaactggccaaagtgtgtgaatgggagagtgaGTAGGTGCTTCAGAGGTTGTACTCTCAGTTCTATGTTGTGGTAACAAAGGcgttgctgtgtaaaacaattgcTAGAGtaattggaggttcattctgctgtggcgacccctgatgaagcagggaataagccgaaagaaAGTGACATCACATCAAAGCTGATTAAATAGGTGTTCTATAGATGCGTACATTGTGAAGATAGGACAATATTAACTAGATATTCCAATCCACATTgaaaaatatctctggcccacaaaattagcttttgcttggcccacatgccgcagtgaattatggtacatgactggaccaagtctggccaAATATGGACCATATCTGGTCTGAGCCTGACCTGGGCCATATATGTTGGTGTGTCCTgactgcaatgaaattaataaacacaaaatcaTTGCATTTTCTTAAAGCAACCTGATTGGTagactttttttcccctttatttgaaaataatagaaatgtattttaaatgtgggtcacgATAGGCCAAAcatacatggcccacatatcaattattaacatctgggccaaataatacattttacatctggcctaagtattgtgtgccaccttaaagatgGTAGCACCTCTGCTAAAGCGGAgctatgtttggcccacatgctgtatggcagtgccggatgaatgcctgctgtgccagatttatgccaaatctgggccagaattctttgctacctggcaATTTTTGGAAATCTACTATctgagaaaaaaatttaaatactgaaAAATGTGCCTTTAAAGTTGTTCAAATTAAGTTCAAGCACAGTTTTATTGGCTATATGTGCCTACATATTTGGGAAACTGCAAATGTGTGCCGTGGCATACatctggctgcattttgtttggtatGACGCCACCAACAACTTCTGTTCCTCTTCATGTTACCTCTGATAGGCTACCTAGCTTTTTTCGGTTGTGAtcagtttgcttggtagctcTCCTTGtatggtgtcaaaattaatcggcAAAGGACGATTCCAGAAACCAGCTAAAACaaagccaaaaaaattaaataaattcgcAAGCTAATATATTATGCATGACAACCAGCCTACTGGCTTCTTGTAGACGAGTGTAACAATGACACGTAAATGGCATGTAAAATGAGTAAAGTGGCTCAGTGATGTATTTGAGATtcgcaaaaaatgtaaacaatatccTCAGGTGGATTTATGAGAAATGCCATGGATGAGATAACGCGGCCCAGTAACCAATTTAAGATACATGGcagatttgtaaaaacaaaaactacaaacacttatttccaatgagcctgggttttaaCATTAAGTTCTTAACAATGCACATTACTAGGGCCACACAGAATCTGGgcatgcagaattccgcagatttatAACCCATCactgagtctatgtatttacttgtgtaaatgtgtgtaaatttatatttatttttatatattttattttaaattcatttcactaatattattgcggtttaataatattaaaatgttcatatgattaatttacaatacagcttttaaagtaatattttctgtctttaagtagatatattattatatgagccttgctttgtttaccaaataagtggatccaATTGGATTtgtattataaacattaaataaaagttaaaaatgaattattttttatttcaaatattaagtttttagttacgatagtCCTAAAATCAATCCACAAAATTTTTtcttacaaaattctctgcagaaataacaaaaaatattccgtctggccctattacaaattacaaaatgaTTTTTGATATGTTTACAGTTGGAAATCTACACCAAATATTGAAGCAACATGATTGGTATAAAGTAAATATCTATCAATTTGAccaatacaatgtatttttagatattatacctgtgcaacataagactggttttgtgctcTAGAGTGGCACATTGGCTTGAGGTAGATTTTTTTAATGCGAGACCATCTCCTGTGATGTCTACAATGATTTACCCTGATAGTATTTTCCATTGAGGTGAGCAGCATGGCAGCGGTTCATCCACCAACCAGACCCATCCTGCTGAGCACAGTGTCCCTGGAACTTGTCGTTGTCTCTGTCAACTGTACTGAACTGCATGCCATTGTGAGACGTGTAGAATTTATCACTGGGATCGTCACCAAAGTCGTAACCATCAAAGGCATCGCCAGCATCTCCGCCAAAGTAATAAGCGTATGTCAAGCGGTAAGCATCAACTTCTGGTCCAAGTTTGAAAGTGGCATAGTCTGCATATCTGAGAAAGTAagacacatttataacacaatccATTGAATATTGAGTGCTCTAATGCTCAGCAGCATGTTTGATCTGGCTGAGGAGGTCATGAAATGTTACTTGGCAAAAATCAATTATGGCAGAGCAAAGTCTTGTTTGACAACTGCAGATATTGAACacttttggattttttttgtggAATTCATTGGCAGTTCTTGCTTAGGTCTAACTGTTCTTGTAAATCCTAGAGCACACTGCTAGAGGTTATGTGTTTGATTCCCATGCAATGTATGAATTTATTAACACAATCTTTTATAATTAAACTGCTTAAACTGCTGTACTGAACTGTTATCCAATTCTTATGAATTtgtgtacattttcatatgatttGCTCATAACCCAAGTGACAGTAATGTTTATGGTTGGTTTATCATGctttttttctcttcattttttttattacaaaaatatttatacaaaacataaacaaaaatagttACATAGAAATGTTTGCCCTAAATTTAGAAGTGTTTAAAATACATcttatagatgtctaaacatagacatcttggctaaaacaaggctaaatttgagctgTCAGTTAAAATCTAGTTGACACCTTGCAGCAGTCAACAAATAATGACTGAATGGCACCAAAGGGATGAATGacaacactttaaaaacattagttaattcaggagttcacacttagatatacTTGACATTAATagcagatttggcatgctgtcctgggggaaaaccctgagctctgagataatTGAGCCCTAGGCTCCCGTCAGTCAATAAGCATTTAAGATctaagatcaggtaggtctcgagagctccccctggaaaagggaggaaaaggaggagatggggtggaagaggggattcttcaaaaatgaaGATAAGGCAGTAGAGTGAAATTCGGTCTTGTTGTAACcatggatcaatctgattggattataaGTGATTACAGGTGGGAAGCCAGCCGTGACCAGTCATATCATACGCTTtatggttatgaattgcattataagaCATTGacggtggttcattcagctgtagcGAAGAAAATAAAAACCGAAAccgaaaataaatatgtatatgtaccGTAAATAAATTTACCGAAAAAATAAATGTagcgaaaataaaataaatgaatgaagaccttgatctctgttgacttttgatgttaaaagaaaattattaaagtgctggcagtttattaccagaTTTTCAaccataatttacaacaccaattcAGACAAAATGTCAATACAAGTcaccttttcaaacttttcatCATCAAAAGTTATTGGATAAAAGATCGAGCACTCATAATGTTATTCAAAATGATAcataaatggcttttttttttaaagtgtacacaTGTGAAATCTGtgtaatttctttatttaatcaCTTGTCTATTTTTTGATAAATGATAGATGTCTTATAGATTTATGCAACAGATTTATAGATTTATATAACAACATTTCTTGCTGGGAAATGTCTAACCTGTGCATAAATGTAATGAAATGCAATTGAGGAGCACCACTTGGAAGATTGAAGACCTAAAGCTATGTGTCAAATATGAAAAAGAAAGTTCTCACTTTTTGTTGCCTTCCCAATCGACCATCTCTATCCTCAGCACATAAGGCACGCTGGACTGAACTGACAGCAGATGTATCTTCTCATTTCCCAACCAGAACTCAGTCCTGTCATCGGGTGAGAGGTAACCAAAGCCTTCCTTATACTGGATCCAGTTTTTGCTGAAGTCAACGCTGCCATCCCGCCTCTGAGAAAAACATACATCAATAAAGAATCAATAAAGTTGTCtgttaaaagtttgttttgtgcaGGTCATTTTTCGAAAGGAGTTTGTGTCACTGTGCATTTTCTGTTGTGTCTTATACCCTCTGAAGTACAGTCCATCCACGTCCAAAGCTGTCGATTTCACAGTAGACCAGGAATGCTTCAGGGGCTCTGGCTGGTTTCACATAATACAGCCCGCTGACCTTACCACCTTTGTTTGCAATGTCCTGACAATCTGGGCACATGACATACATAAGTTTTCTTATTATATACACTGTTAAGAGTGAttattgactttactttaaaaattgagtaaacccgttttaacttggaactgttaagttgatttaactttctttttttttttatacgtagttatgcacatacagttgaagtcagaattattagcccccccctgagttattagccccctgtttatttttccccaatttctgtttaatggagagaatatttttttaaactcatttctacacataatagttttaataactcatttctaataactcatttattttatctttcccatgacgacagtaaataatattttactacatatttttcaaggcacttctatacagcttaaagtgacatttaaaggcttaactaggttaattaagttaactaggcaggatagggtaattaggcaagttataagaCTTTATACCAgaactttaatatatttattataagacattctcctaaagaaaaaatgttatcagacatactgtgaaaatgtccttgctctgttaaacatcatttgagaaatatttaaaaaaagaaacaaaaattcaaaaggggggctaatatttctgacttcaaccgtatttcattaaaaaatttaaGGCAAACTGTTTCGCTCTTATAAAAGTTCCATGAAACTAAAATAATCTATAATCTAGTttactccaaaacagtgacaaaatttgtatTTAGAAGATAttaacctgatataaacatcaaaagcttgcagtttgtcacttatACCTATAAATGGAATAACCCTTTTTTGACGTAACCTCatccttcagtttctcatcaaatcttgaccaatcaaatgctttctagtatctgacatgccccacccccttcaagaggtctttcatttgcttttcatttgttgcccttgagctcaaccactctcactggaagTGGTGTGAGATAACAAAATGCTCTTGTTTTTGAAGGGGAGGAGCAACTATACCCCACCCTCTATTCATatttgagattacgtcaaacatcaaaaaattgcacatttcaaagcactttatggGTCCTTTAAGCAAAGTAaactaatatatactgtatatactgtatgcatgTCAATTGTCATAAACATGAATTTTGCTCAAGTTTAAATCTTTACCTTTGCCAGTGACTGTCTGAATCTCCACAGTGTCTTTGCAGGGCTCTTTGCACATTTGGTCCAGCTGCATAGACATCTGCTTTAAATCCGTTATTTTTTTCTCGTTAGCTTGAAGGACTGACTGCAGTTGACTGTGGAGAAATatggaaatgtatattttaatggaataatatatttttacatcatgATTTTTAATTCACTTTTTTATACACTATAATATAGATGAGAAGGAAATTTGCTTACTATATTTGTTCTTCCTGAGCGAGAATGCTCTTCTCAAATCGTAGTATATCATCCAGCATATTTGAAGACTTTTTAATGTAAGTATCTGACAAAAAGATAGTAAAGAAAATTAAGGTTTACAGGTactgaaaaataacaaatttgGTAAACGATAAAATGATTTtgtggggtggcacggtggctcagtggtaagcactagTGAGTCCCTGTTAGACCAGCtaggatttctgtgtggagtttgcatgtttgcatgggtttcctctgggtgctccagtttccccaacagtccaaacattTGTGGTATAGCTCAATTggacaaactaaattggctatagtgtgtaTAAAttaatgtatgggtgtttcccagcactaggGATTCATGGGTTAGTGTACTCTTgctgctgggttgcggctggaaaggcgtccgccacataaaatatatgccagagtaattggcagttcattctactgtggcaagccctgataaaacagggactaagccgaaggatagtgagtgagaaaCAAAATTCCAAGTAATTTTCAGAAAAATGGCATGTTGTCCAACTAACCCCATTTTATTTatgagtaaataaaaattaaataataaaaataaataaaggtgaaGCGGTGTCACAgtaagtgctgtcgcctcacagcaagaaggtcgctggttcaagactcggctaagtcagttggtgtttctgtgtggagtttgcatgttttctctgcattcgcgttggtttcctccagttgctctggtttcccccacagtgcaaagtcatgtggtacaggtgaattgagtaagctaaattgtccgtagtgtatgagtgtgaataagtgtgtatggatgtttcccagagatgggttgcatatGCTGGGTAAGgatgcggttcattccgctgtggcggcaccagattaataaagggactaagccaaaaaaaatttatgaaaagaatgaaaataaataaagtgaaaaataaaaataaattaataaagatacCTGCTGATAATAAATAAGCACaaagatacacaaacacatagaGGCAGCACCttcaaccttgaggtggatgggctacagcagcagacaacaacgggtgccactcctgtcagctaagaacaggaaactgaggctacaattcacacaggttcactaaattggacaatagaatattggaaatatgttgcctgatctgatgagtttcgatttctgctgcaacatttagatGGTAAACTCAGGATTTGGCATCAAccacatgaaaacatggatccatcctgccttatatcaacgattcaggctgctgatggtggtgtaatggtgtgaccacagtgtacccatcttctgatggttacttccagcagtataacgcgttgtcataaagcgcaaatcatctcagtctggtttcttgaacatgacaaggagttcaAATGGACTCTACAGTCACTAGATCTcattccaatagagcacctttgggatgtggtggaacaggagattcgcatcatgaatgtgcaactgacaaatctgcatgatgttatcatgtcaatatggaacaaaatctctgagcaatatttccagtaTATTTCCATATTTGCAGTACCttgtttccagtaccttatttTCAGAACCTTGTTGAACCTATGCCATGAAGGaataaggcaaaagggggtccaacgtgggactagtaatgtgtacctaataaagtggccggtaagtgtatactgtatatatgtggtgacttctgataaatcagggactgagccaaaggaaaatgaatcaagGAATGTGTTTGCGCATATGTGTgcaaatatacacatacatattcatttgtataaatatttgtttaaggCTTTAGACAAATGCAATTACCTCTGCCTGATGCTTACACCATATGGCAATTTTTATGACATTCAGGGCTTAAATAATATCATAATTAATGATAAATTGTGCTACCTGGTGATTGTTTTTGTGCTTGTGCTTCTGAATCTTTCAGGTAGACCACTTTGTCTTGAGCTCCTCTGGTGAGGTTGGCGATCTCTTCCAAATCCTGTTCCATATCATCCAGCTTTTTGTCCATATCAGGCTTGTACCTCTGCAAGTAATCAGCGACTCCACATGTTGTTGGACAGTATGTTCCCTGAAAAAGAGAGGAACCAAGTGTCAATCTTACTATCAAAATAAAATCGTACAAAAATCAGCGTCCCTTCAACTCATTTTGTTGATTATAACGTTATATCAATGCATCTACATTTCTAATTCTCATATGATTAGTACAGTAATGGGAGACTGgtaaatacttattttaattgGTTGACCTGTGCTTGCAAACTAATTATATCGTTACTTATAGTCAGTAGAATGTCTATAGGGAGATCATCACAATAGAAAGTCataacagaaattgaaaaaacagtagaaacagaagaaaaaaagtcaaacataTTTGGACCAAGTAGAGGGAGAGCAAAATGTGacataatttgttatttttgggtgaactatccctttaggcagacagtctactaatactttaaTGGCATTAATAAGTAAggacattattttgatggtccatttgaatatCCTTTTGATATTAATTAAAGTGTTACAGAGTTTATTAgttaaaaaaatccaaaacatAAAGAATTTGTACTTACAAACCCATCATTAGGGTTGCACAAATCATGTGATGGTGAGTAGTCTCCTctttgcttaaaataaataagggagaaaagaaaatgagtaaCAAAGacattataatgttttataataaaatataataactgtCACTCACCGCTGATGTTAATGTGCACAGCAGCACAATGGAAGCAACCACATGCATGATCGAGCCCATGTCGGACCTGTCTGTGTGGTATACCCTTGAGATTGTGAGTTTCTGTTGACTGTTGCAGGATATTTATCCGATCAAGGTCCTCTTTGGAGATGGAGATAACGGTTCACTCTTCAAACAAGAGCTAAAACCACCCCTCTATTACTCACTGTGTGACTCCAAACTAACCGTAAATGATGCATATATACGTTGGTCAACGTGTCCATCATGTTAGTACATAGTGCTAGTGGATCAGgacatttaagacatttaaaatgatttatttatttacaggtttgatttttttttccatcaaaaaCAAAGTTTGGAGATTGTAGAGTAAAGTTGCATTAGAAACCTTTTTTAACAGTTTAACTAATAATTGTGAAAACAAGAATATGTTCtcataaaataacattcattttgCTTTCTTTGAAACATACTATTTTATTAACTGTTTTTCACAAAATTTACTTTGAGACTAACTAATCATTGGTTTCCCACTACTGTATCCCTTGATTTTAAAGGATTTAAATCACTGCATGTCAGTATTTGTAAATGTACTTATGCATTGGCCTAAAACacataaacaatcaaacaaactgaTTATTTGCCTTGACGCAGCAATGAGCCATTGCTACAGAACTTGTGGGTCACTATCCAGTCAGTTTTAAGTTAATGATTTGTCAATTTTTCTTTTCTAGTGTTGGAAGATTAAATGTTCCACAAATACTTTAACAACATGTacccacacacagacaaacatacaCTTTTGCTGACATACTGACTCACCAGTaagaacaaaaatgcatttttttttcaaatgtactgGTAATGACCAAAGCAAAGTATCAAtagttagtaaataaataaataaataaataaataaataaataaataaataaataaataaataaataaatttccttCTTTTTCATGGTAATAAGcaaagcaaataatataaagctattagagaaaaaaagaagcaaaataaattagattaacattaaatttaatttcaagaTCAAACACGTTAAACATTAAATAgctagtttctttcttttgttggacACAAAGGAATATACACcaaagaatgttgggaaaaatcAGCAAGaagcaataaatacataaatttagaATCACTTGAGTGGGAATAAATGAGGAGGAAAAGTAGAATTAAGAGTTCTAAAGTTCTAGAGGTTTTAATAAAGTGCTGTTCGACTTTGTTTGAGTTTTTAAAGACTGAATACTATGACTTTTTAGTcactttaaatattaatatggTTGCTCAATTGTTTTTAAGGCTACAAACATCAGTACCAAAGCTGATCTGGACTATGAACATGTCTTAACCGAATGAACCACTAGGGGATGTTGCATATCAAAAATCTTGTGCAGCTGTTAAAAATGAATGacctttattaaaatgaattgaGATGAACTACTACCCTATGCCTTGGTAATCTTGATTTTAGATGAATGGGTAGAAATCTGTTTGTATTGTACGTTATTCATACTGTATTGTCTGTGTTTAAATAACAATAGTTTCGtagcagataataataataataataataataataataataataataataataataataataataataataaaataataataataataataataataataataataataataataataataataataaaaagataataataataataataatacacatttcttccacatttgagaaatataaatcacaataactttttttttttgaatactgACACTAAAAAATCTCCTGAGAAGCTTTTGTTGTCAAAAACCCTAGGTACATTTGCTGGTTTATTGAAGCTGGTTTTGTAATATTGAAGTGTTTGTATTCTCTTTATTCTGTGTGTCACATGTGTGTGGATTTTAGGGGTGGGACTAGTAAAGTGAGTGAAAATATTGCCAattgaatttttttcttattttttttaaagaaaggtgACTATGGGCTTCATCGTTTATgtgaatgcaatgcaatgcaataaaaaaaagaaagaaagaaagaaagaaagaaagaaagaaagaaagaaagaaagaaagaaagaaagaaagaaagaaagaaagaaagaaagaaagaaagaaagaactggAATTGAGGAAGATATTCAGACTGAACTGGATTATGGGGCCAGTGGCCTTGAGTCTTAGACTGATCCGGGGCCCCATTGCCTGAGAAGGCTAATGAAAGCTAACTCTCAGCACATATTCAGCACAAGCTGATTCTAAGGTTTGTTGTTTCTGTATAATATGCATTTTGTCATATTACAACTGAAACCAAAGTGTGCAGAGACCAAGATCCAATGTGCACCAGCCACATATCTTTGGTCAACTAAAACAAGCCAGTTGTGACCAGAATCAAACTGAAAGTTTTGATGTTGACATTTTAAGAGTATTTTAAGCACTGGGACAGCTCTTCCCTAACTCAGTACAATTTG belongs to Danio rerio strain Tuebingen ecotype United States chromosome 1, GRCz12tu, whole genome shotgun sequence and includes:
- the fgg gene encoding fibrinogen gamma chain precursor, giving the protein MGSIMHVVASIVLLCTLTSAQRGDYSPSHDLCNPNDGFGTYCPTTCGVADYLQRYKPDMDKKLDDMEQDLEEIANLTRGAQDKVVYLKDSEAQAQKQSPDTYIKKSSNMLDDILRFEKSILAQEEQIYQLQSVLQANEKKITDLKQMSMQLDQMCKEPCKDTVEIQTVTGKDCQDIANKGGKVSGLYYVKPARAPEAFLVYCEIDSFGRGWTVLQRRRDGSVDFSKNWIQYKEGFGYLSPDDRTEFWLGNEKIHLLSVQSSVPYVLRIEMVDWEGNKKYADYATFKLGPEVDAYRLTYAYYFGGDAGDAFDGYDFGDDPSDKFYTSHNGMQFSTVDRDNDKFQGHCAQQDGSGWWMNRCHAAHLNGKYYQGGKYTEKDAESGYDNGIIWATWHSRWYSLKETTMKIIPINRIGATGGQESGSKQFGGIGDI